In Pseudosulfitobacter pseudonitzschiae, the sequence AAAGCGTCGGTGAAGAATCCCGGTGTCAGCAACAGGGCGCCGGCAAACAGGATCATTGCGCCGTGAACAAGCGGTTCGGTTGGATCGGTCAGTTCGTTCACCGACGACCGAAGCTTTTCAATCGTTCGCAACCCTTGCTGGCGCACCAGATAGGTCCCCAGAATGGCTGTCGCGATGACGATAAACAGGGTCCAGCCCAGCCCAATGGCACCACCGATCTGGACAAAAAGCGTAATCTCGATCAGTGGCACAGCGAGAAATGCCAAAAACAACCACATACAAACGATCCTTTCCTGTTGGCGCGGTGGACTTGATGCGCCTCAGCCCCTACATAATGTCCAACACTGCGGGTTACCACTTCTCCGCCTGAATGAGGTTATTTCAATGCAAGCGCCCCTTATCCAACTGTTGGTTCTGGCCGGCATCGCCATTTTCCTGATCCTGCGCCTGAAAAGCGTTCTGGGCACGCGTGAAGGCTTTGAAAAGCCGCCTGTGACCAAACAATCGTCAGATGCCAAGCGCCCCGAATTCGAAGTGATCGAAGGCGGGCCCGACCTGGATATCACCGATCACGTCCCCGAAGACAGTGATGCTGCCAAAGCACTGGCGGGGATGAAGCGGATCGAGCCGTCGTTCAACGTCTCTGATTTCCTTGGCGGCGCGCGCGGTGCTTATGAAATGATCGTTCTGGGCTATGAAAAGGGCGAACTGGCGCAGATTCAGCCCTTCCTGTCCGAAGAGGTCTATGAGAGTTTTGTCGACGGCGTGGCCGCGCGCGAAGATCAGGGTCTGACCATCGACGTGAACTTTATCGGCATCAGCGAAGTCAGGCTGACTGATGCCACCTTTGACGCTGACACCAACGAGGCCGAGTTGACCATTCGCTTTGTCGCTGAACTGACCTCTGCCGTGCGTGACAAGGGCGGCGATATCGTGGAAGGCAGTACAACCGAAATCAAACGCCAGAAGGACACTTGGGCCTTTGCGCGGACAATGGGTTCGGATGATCCAAATTGGCTGCTGGTTTCCACAGACGCGTGATCTGGCGGTGTGTTGTTGCCGGTATCCTTATGGGGGCGGCGATGACACAACCGGCTCAGTCTGAAACACGGGTGCAGGTTACAGGCTTTGACCAGCTTGACGGCTGGGACACCGATGACCACGCCGCTGCCATGGCTGTTTTCAGAAACACCTGCCACGATTTGAATGAACCGGACTGGCGCGCCCTGTGCGCCTTTGCCGCGCAAAACCCCGAACCCCGAACATTCTTTGAGCTTCTGTTTCGCCCCGTGCTGATCGAAGACGGGAAGGACGGGCTGTTCACCGGCTATTTTGAACCCGAACTTGACGGATCGCGGCAGCAAACACCGCGCTTTCGCTATCCGGTGTATTCCATGCCACCCGAGGCACGCGTGACCCGTCCGTGGCTGACCCGTCGTGATATTCTTGATGGTGACACGATGTCCGGGCGCGGTCTGGAAATCGCGTGGGTCGATGACCCAGTTGAATTGTTCTTTCTGCAAATTCAGGGTTCTGGGCGGATTCGTCTGCCTGATGGCACGTTCCTGCGCGTGGGGTATGAGGGATCGAACGGGCATGATTACAGCTCGATTGGAGCGGAACTGGTCCGGCGCGGCACCTACACCGCCCATCAGGTCAGCGCCGATGTGATCAAGAGCTGGGTGCGCCGCAATCCGGATACAGGACGTGAACTGCTGTATCACAACGACTCTTATGTCTTTTTTCGCGAGGTCAGCGAAGTGCCCGCCGACCGCGGCCCGCTGGGTGCAATGAACCGTTCGATCACTACGATGCGGTCGATTGCTGTCGATCCGTCATTTGTGCCGCTGGGCGCACCGGTGTGGATCGAAAAGGATGGCAAGCTGCCGCTGCGCCGTCTGATGATCGCGCAAGACACCGGATCGGCGATCAAGGGCGCACAGCGCGCCGATGTGTTCTTTGGCACCGGTGACAAGGCGGGGCGTGCTGCGGGGCGGTTGCGTGATCCCGGACGCATGTATGTGCTGCTGCCGATTCAGCGCGCCTATGCCATGCTGCCCGAAAGCGCGATATGACCCGCCGGCGTCTTCGACCGGACGAGCTTGAGTTGTGGCGCAAGGTTACCGAAAAGGCCGAAAGGCTGGACACCGGTGCGGCGATGAAGCAAGCGCTTGAGGTTACGCGGGCGGACCCACCACAGCCGCGCGTCACCCCCCGTTTCGAGACATTGCCGAAGCCCGCAGTTTCCAAAGGTCAGCCGGCGATCACCCGCGACGTGTTGCACCCCTTGGCCGAGCGTTTGTCAAAGGCGCAGGTCCAGATGGACCGCAAAGCCTTTGACCAGATGAGACGCGGCAAGCTGAAACCAGAGGGTCGCATCGACCTGCACGGTATGACGCTGGATCACGCGCATCCGGCGCTGACGCGGTTTATTCTGTCATCGCAGGCGTCGGGAAAACGGCTGGTTCTGGTGATCACAGGCAAGGGCAAATCCCGGGATGAAGGTGGCCCGATCCCCGTCCGTTTTGGCGTGTTGCGTCATCAGGTGCCCCAGTGGTTGTCGATGGCGCCATTGGCGCAGGCGGTGTTGCAGATCACCCCCGCCAATATCCGCCACGGCGGCACGGGTGCCTACTACGTTTATTTGCGCAAGAGACGCTAGGCCATATCGGCGCGGCTGCGGACAATTCCCAGCCCGACCATCGTCGAGGTAAAGATAAAATAGGCTGCGATTCCAAGATATTGCACACTCAGGGTCACACCTGCGTCGATCATCATGCCGGTGATGCCTGGCCCGATGGCGGACCCTAGCACCATGACGGCAGCCGCCATCGCTTTGATCGAACCGATGTGACGCGTGCCGTAATACTCGGCCCAGAACGCGTTGGGCAGGGTCGAGTTGGCCCCCGTAGTCATGGACAGAAAGAAGAACCCCGTAACCATTGGCACAATCCCTTGCCCCAGCCCGAACAGCGTGAATGCGACAACCATCGGCAGTTGATAGAATGGAAGCAGGCGCGCGGTGCCAAAACGGTCCAGCGCCCAGCCGGATACGATCAAAAACCCGATAGAGCATAGCGTGTAAACGGGAAACAGCGCCACCAGCGACAGATGTGTGATGCTTTTGACTTCGGCAAAGTGGACCTGATGGAAGAAAAAGGCGGTGTTGAATGCCGATGGACCTAGCAGCGCGGGAAACATGCACCAGAACAACGGATGGCGCAGCGCCTGCATCCGCGTCCAGTGCTGCCCACGCATTCCGAAGCTGGCGTTTTCCTCGGCCATCGACTGGGGCATGCGTTCAGTGCGCAGCAGGCTTAGCAGTACCGGCACCCCGATTACCGCGACCACAGCCGCCGCAACCCACAAAAGCCGCCAGTCCATCACGGTCATCAGAGCCACGAACGACAAAGGCAACAGCGCCTCGCCCACCGAAAATCCCAGACTTGCCAACGCCAGCGCGCGGCCCCGCGTGGCGACAAACCAACGCGCCATTGCCACGATTGCAATGTGGCTGGTCATACCCTGCCCCATCAGCCGCAGCGCAAAGATCACCACAGGCAGCGCCCATAAAAAAGGGTTGGCCGCCATCATCAAACAGGACGCCGCCAGCAGCATCAGCACACCCGCGCCCAGATGCCGCGCGCGGAATCGGTCGGTCAGACCACCGGCCCAGATCATCACGATCGCCGACGCCGTGGTGCCCAGCGAATAAATCCCGCCCCATCCCCCGTGGCTAAGGCCAAAGGCCCCCTGAATTTCCGCCGCGAAGATCGAGATAAAAAATGTCTGCCCAAAGGATGACAACAGCGTCAGCAACGCTCCCGCGCCCAACCAGCGCGCATTACCTGCAATGAATTCGGTCAGCGGTTGCGGCCCCGCCAGTGGATCAATCCGCATCATTTGTCTGGCAACCGCACAGTCAGTTCGGACGCATTGCCATAAACCCGCCGTGTCCCCGGCAAAGACAGGCCGACACCGCTGCGGCCACGCACAAATCCGCTGTCCAGACGTCCGATATTACTCAAAAGCGCACCCAGCGCTGGCGATCCTGCAGTCACGAAGTGATCACCGCTCTGGCGGTCTTCGAAAGCGCTGACATCAATGACTTGAACCGGCATATCGCCAAGGTCAGCGATTGAACTGAGGTTACCCAGCTGTACCTTTTCACCGCGCATACGTGCCGACAGCTTCAGCACGATATCGCGTTTGGACACAAAGATCAGAAATGGCTGGGGCAGCTTTTCAAAAGCGCGAACTTGGGAGCGAAACACATCCACGTTCAAATCTGGCGACAGCAATACGACGCCTGCGATGTTTCTGGATGTCCAGCCGGGCTGCGCGATTTCGATCTGGCGCATGGTCTCCATCAACAATGCGCTGCCCATCGAGTGGGCCACCAGAATGATCCGTTCGGTGCCTGCGCGCTGCACATTGTAAAGCAGTTCTTGCAGTCCGTCGCGCGCAAACAGGGCGCTGTCGGCATCGTATTGATAGCCCAGCGGATTGCCACGGCTGGGCCATGCGTAGGACACAAAAGACCCCGGCAGTTTCAGGTCATTGGCCATCTGCGCCACACGGAACACCGAGTCGGCAAAGCTGTTGTTGAACCCGTGCACAAACACCGTCACTTCACGTTCCGGCGCGTTCACTTTCTTGATCTCAAGGTTCAACGCGTTGCGAAATTGGTCCGGCGTGCCAAAGTCGTGGCGCTGGGCGATTACGAAATCACGATCCGGTTTCGGCTTGTCCAAGCCGTCCGAGATTTTGCCAAACTTGTGGTCAGGCGGGATGGATACCTTGACCTGCAAAAGGCTGAGATTTGAGGAACGTTTTATGCTGAACGTGCCTGGTGGGTCTTCTGCGCGAGTTGTGCCGACAAAGACGTTGCGAATGGTGCCGATGTCCAAGGCTGCGGGCACGACAGGCGACGCCACGCGGTCCGCACAGGCGGACAACAACATCACAAAAATGATCAGAAATCGCAGCACCCGAACCCACCCTTTGGGCCAACCTAGGCTGAAACCCAAAGGGTGGGAAGGGCTGCAATTTTGAGGTTACAAAACGTAACGGCTGATGTCTGGTGATGCCAGAAGTTGGCCAAGATTTGCGTCGACGAATTCGGCGTTCACCACAATCTTTTCGCCTGCGCGATCTGGCGCTGTGAACGACAGTTCCTCGAACACACGTTCCAGCACCGTATACAGCCGCCGTGCGCCAATGTTTTCGACCGTGGCGTTCACCTCGGCGGCGATGCTGGCCAGCGCCTTGATGCCATCCTCGGTGAAACTGACGGTCAGATCCTCGGTGCCCATCAGCGCGGTATACTGCCGTGTCAGCGCATTGTCGGTCTCGGTCAGGATGCGGACAAAATCTCGTTCGGTCAGCGCCCGCAACTCCACGCGGATCGGCAGACGGCCTTGCAATTCCGGCAGCAGGTCCGAAGGTTTCGAGACGTGGAAGGCACCGGATGCGATAAACAGGATGTGGTCGGTTTTCACCGGTCCGTGTTTGGTGCTGACGGTCGTGCCCTCGATCAGCGGCAGCAGATCGCGCTGCACGCCTTCACGACTGACATCGGCACCGCGCGCGTCCGAGCGGGCGCAGACCTTGTCGATCTCGTCTAGAAACACGATGCCGCTGTTTTCGACCGAGGCGACAGCCGCTTTGTTCACGATCTCGTCGTCCAACAGCTTGTCGGCCTCTTCTCCGACCAGAACCTCGTAGCTTTGCGCGACGGTCAGCTTTTTGCGCACAGTACGCCCGCCCATCGCCTTGCCGAAGATATCGCCCAGGTTGATCATGCTGGCACCGCCGGGCTGGCCGGGGATATCCATTCCGCCAAAGGGATTCGACGTGTCGGCAATTTCGAGCTCGATCACTGTATCGTCCAGATCTCCCGACTTCAGCTTTTTGCGGAACATATCGCGGGTGCCATCGCGTGCATCGGTGCCTGCGATGGCGTCGATTACGCGCTCTTCGGCAGCGGCACGGGCCTTGGTCTTGACGTCCTCGCGCATGTGTTCGCGGGTCATGACGATGGCGCTATCGACCAGATCGCGGATGATCTGTTCGACATCGCGCCCGACATAACCGACTTCGGTAAACTTGGTCGCCTCGACCTTGAGGAACGGCGCGCGGGCCAGTTTCGCCAGGCGGCGGCTGATCTCGGTTTTGCCGACGCCGGTGGGCCCGATCATCAGGATGTTTTTGGGATAGACTTCATCACGCAGATCGTCAGCCAATTGCTTGCGTCGCCAGCGGTTGCGCAGGGCGACCGCAACGGCGCGCTTTGCGTCATTCTGGCCGATGATAAACCGGTCGAGTTCGCTTACGATTTCGCGGGGTGTCAGGTTTGTCATTGGGTATCCCGTATCAGTGAGAGGGTGGCAGCCGGTTAAGTGGCAGCACCCTGGACAATGGTGAAAGAATT encodes:
- a CDS encoding alpha/beta hydrolase, with amino-acid sequence MLRFLIIFVMLLSACADRVASPVVPAALDIGTIRNVFVGTTRAEDPPGTFSIKRSSNLSLLQVKVSIPPDHKFGKISDGLDKPKPDRDFVIAQRHDFGTPDQFRNALNLEIKKVNAPEREVTVFVHGFNNSFADSVFRVAQMANDLKLPGSFVSYAWPSRGNPLGYQYDADSALFARDGLQELLYNVQRAGTERIILVAHSMGSALLMETMRQIEIAQPGWTSRNIAGVVLLSPDLNVDVFRSQVRAFEKLPQPFLIFVSKRDIVLKLSARMRGEKVQLGNLSSIADLGDMPVQVIDVSAFEDRQSGDHFVTAGSPALGALLSNIGRLDSGFVRGRSGVGLSLPGTRRVYGNASELTVRLPDK
- a CDS encoding FxsA family protein; translated protein: MWLFLAFLAVPLIEITLFVQIGGAIGLGWTLFIVIATAILGTYLVRQQGLRTIEKLRSSVNELTDPTEPLVHGAMILFAGALLLTPGFFTDALGFSLMIPQVRSWMFQTMRSRINVSAFATGPQQSRRHPDRPDVIDADYQDVTPETDEPQGPSGWTKP
- a CDS encoding MFS transporter, encoding MRIDPLAGPQPLTEFIAGNARWLGAGALLTLLSSFGQTFFISIFAAEIQGAFGLSHGGWGGIYSLGTTASAIVMIWAGGLTDRFRARHLGAGVLMLLAASCLMMAANPFLWALPVVIFALRLMGQGMTSHIAIVAMARWFVATRGRALALASLGFSVGEALLPLSFVALMTVMDWRLLWVAAAVVAVIGVPVLLSLLRTERMPQSMAEENASFGMRGQHWTRMQALRHPLFWCMFPALLGPSAFNTAFFFHQVHFAEVKSITHLSLVALFPVYTLCSIGFLIVSGWALDRFGTARLLPFYQLPMVVAFTLFGLGQGIVPMVTGFFFLSMTTGANSTLPNAFWAEYYGTRHIGSIKAMAAAVMVLGSAIGPGITGMMIDAGVTLSVQYLGIAAYFIFTSTMVGLGIVRSRADMA
- a CDS encoding Tim44/TimA family putative adaptor protein, producing MQAPLIQLLVLAGIAIFLILRLKSVLGTREGFEKPPVTKQSSDAKRPEFEVIEGGPDLDITDHVPEDSDAAKALAGMKRIEPSFNVSDFLGGARGAYEMIVLGYEKGELAQIQPFLSEEVYESFVDGVAAREDQGLTIDVNFIGISEVRLTDATFDADTNEAELTIRFVAELTSAVRDKGGDIVEGSTTEIKRQKDTWAFARTMGSDDPNWLLVSTDA
- a CDS encoding Smr/MutS family protein — its product is MTRRRLRPDELELWRKVTEKAERLDTGAAMKQALEVTRADPPQPRVTPRFETLPKPAVSKGQPAITRDVLHPLAERLSKAQVQMDRKAFDQMRRGKLKPEGRIDLHGMTLDHAHPALTRFILSSQASGKRLVLVITGKGKSRDEGGPIPVRFGVLRHQVPQWLSMAPLAQAVLQITPANIRHGGTGAYYVYLRKRR
- the hslU gene encoding ATP-dependent protease ATPase subunit HslU — protein: MTNLTPREIVSELDRFIIGQNDAKRAVAVALRNRWRRKQLADDLRDEVYPKNILMIGPTGVGKTEISRRLAKLARAPFLKVEATKFTEVGYVGRDVEQIIRDLVDSAIVMTREHMREDVKTKARAAAEERVIDAIAGTDARDGTRDMFRKKLKSGDLDDTVIELEIADTSNPFGGMDIPGQPGGASMINLGDIFGKAMGGRTVRKKLTVAQSYEVLVGEEADKLLDDEIVNKAAVASVENSGIVFLDEIDKVCARSDARGADVSREGVQRDLLPLIEGTTVSTKHGPVKTDHILFIASGAFHVSKPSDLLPELQGRLPIRVELRALTERDFVRILTETDNALTRQYTALMGTEDLTVSFTEDGIKALASIAAEVNATVENIGARRLYTVLERVFEELSFTAPDRAGEKIVVNAEFVDANLGQLLASPDISRYVL
- the mltA gene encoding murein transglycosylase A yields the protein MTQPAQSETRVQVTGFDQLDGWDTDDHAAAMAVFRNTCHDLNEPDWRALCAFAAQNPEPRTFFELLFRPVLIEDGKDGLFTGYFEPELDGSRQQTPRFRYPVYSMPPEARVTRPWLTRRDILDGDTMSGRGLEIAWVDDPVELFFLQIQGSGRIRLPDGTFLRVGYEGSNGHDYSSIGAELVRRGTYTAHQVSADVIKSWVRRNPDTGRELLYHNDSYVFFREVSEVPADRGPLGAMNRSITTMRSIAVDPSFVPLGAPVWIEKDGKLPLRRLMIAQDTGSAIKGAQRADVFFGTGDKAGRAAGRLRDPGRMYVLLPIQRAYAMLPESAI